A window from Drosophila kikkawai strain 14028-0561.14 chromosome 2L, DkikHiC1v2, whole genome shotgun sequence encodes these proteins:
- the LOC138927956 gene encoding uncharacterized protein, which translates to MTTSQVIYFWLFWLTYLGYNHVKASYKFNSLDCEFLAPEFGRVNVCEIKAIDRKRNMLNIETILAKTIDQFEIKFKVFTKYNGLWQPFLYDMTVDVCQYFKNPKKFFIASYMYSFLQPYTNINHTCPYMAGTSILLWNFTPDEGGVLAKFPAEQGQYGLNATYYVNKVAAVQLNGTLLFFK; encoded by the exons ATGACCACATCacaagtaatatatttttggttgtTTTGGCTAACCTATCTAGGTTATAACCAT GTCAAGGCCTCCTACAAGTTCAATTCCCTGGATTGTGAATTTTTAGCCCCAGAATTTGGTCGCGTAAATGTTTGTGAAATTAAAGCTATTGATCGAAAGCGTAATATGCTGAATATAGAAACGATTTTGGCTAAAACTATAGATCAG TTTGAGAtcaaatttaaagtatttacaaaatacaatGGGCTCTGGCAGCCCTTTTTGTACGATATGACAGTGGATGTATGCCAATACTTTAAGAATCCCAAGAAGTTTTTTATAGCCAGTTATATGTACTCGTTCCTGCAGCCCTATACCAATATCAATCACACTTGTCCTTATATG GCTGGCACTTCGATCCTCCTTTGGAACTTTACGCCAGATGAGGGCGGAGTTTTAGCCAAATTTCCAGCAGAACAAGGACAATATGGCTTAAATGCAACTTATTATGTGAACAAAGTGGCAGCCGTGCAATTAAATGGgactcttttgttcttcaaataa